A region of Clostridium acetobutylicum ATCC 824 DNA encodes the following proteins:
- a CDS encoding DMT family transporter, protein MNGKQKILPYIAATVSSTIFGLSFLFSKMALKVAGPLSLVALRFLLAFIIMTILVLFRVIKVDYRNKPIGQLVLLGLAEPVIYFIFETYGVKNISSSMAGLMLALIPIVVTIMGSYFLKEVPSLKRTSFIVLSVSGVALIGVMGSSGGSGNSPIGILFLLGAVTCAGAYSIISRKTSVHFKPVEITYFMMFFAAFCFNIMAAIQLLAEGKINEYFSPLKSSTFVISILYLGILSSIVAYFLTNFTLSKIQASRSSVFSNLSTIVSIIAGVIILKESFHLYHLVGSVLILTGVWGTNKFK, encoded by the coding sequence ATGAATGGAAAGCAAAAAATACTTCCTTACATAGCTGCAACTGTAAGTTCTACAATTTTTGGATTGAGCTTTTTATTTTCTAAAATGGCTCTAAAGGTTGCAGGACCACTTAGTTTAGTGGCATTACGATTTCTCCTAGCATTTATTATTATGACTATTTTAGTTTTATTTAGAGTTATAAAGGTAGATTATAGGAACAAACCAATTGGACAACTTGTTTTACTTGGATTGGCCGAGCCCGTAATATACTTTATATTTGAAACCTACGGTGTTAAAAATATTTCATCTTCAATGGCAGGGCTTATGCTAGCATTAATTCCAATAGTTGTAACCATTATGGGTTCATACTTTCTAAAAGAAGTACCGTCATTAAAAAGAACCAGCTTTATTGTGCTGTCAGTAAGTGGTGTTGCACTTATAGGAGTTATGGGAAGTTCAGGTGGAAGTGGTAATTCTCCTATAGGAATATTATTTTTATTAGGGGCCGTTACTTGTGCAGGAGCTTATAGTATAATTTCAAGAAAAACCTCTGTACACTTTAAACCTGTAGAGATAACTTACTTTATGATGTTTTTTGCTGCATTTTGTTTTAATATAATGGCAGCTATTCAGCTTTTAGCTGAGGGGAAAATAAATGAATATTTTTCTCCTTTAAAAAGCAGCACTTTTGTTATATCAATATTGTATTTAGGGATACTTTCATCAATTGTAGCCTATTTTTTAACTAACTTTACTTTATCTAAGATTCAAGCATCTAGATCTTCTGTTTTTTCCAATTTATCAACTATAGTATCTATAATTGCTGGCGTTATAATATTAAAAGAAAGTTTTCATTTATACCATCTTGTGGGCTCAGTACTTATACTTACAGGCGTATGGGGAACAAATAAATTTAAGTAG
- a CDS encoding zinc-ribbon domain-containing protein, with protein MADKTLVCKDCGKEFVFTEGEQAFYKEKGFDNEPQRCTDCRKARKQQNNRGFRR; from the coding sequence ATGGCAGATAAGACATTAGTTTGTAAAGATTGCGGAAAAGAATTCGTATTTACTGAAGGCGAGCAAGCTTTCTATAAAGAAAAAGGATTCGATAATGAACCACAAAGATGTACTGATTGTAGAAAAGCAAGAAAACAACAGAACAACAGAGGATTCAGAAGATAA
- a CDS encoding TIGR00266 family protein: MAHEIDYKIIGSEMQIVEVELDPYESVVAEAGAMMYMDSSIEMETIFGDGSDKGSSGGLVSKLMGAGKRLVTGESLFMTIFTNRGVGKQKVAFAAPYPGKIIPMDLSSFNNYMICQKDCFLCAAKGVSIGVEFTRKIGVGLFGGEGFMLQKLEGDGLTFVHSGGTIVQRELLPKEVIKVDTGCLVAFTRDVNYDIEMVKGIKSAIFGGEGLFLATLKGPGTVWLQSIPFSRLAGRINSTAATGKEEGSILGNIGNFFDGD, from the coding sequence ATGGCACATGAAATAGATTATAAAATTATTGGAAGTGAGATGCAGATTGTTGAAGTGGAACTTGATCCATATGAAAGTGTTGTTGCCGAAGCTGGAGCTATGATGTATATGGATAGTTCAATAGAAATGGAGACTATCTTTGGTGATGGATCTGACAAGGGAAGTTCTGGAGGACTTGTTTCAAAACTTATGGGAGCAGGAAAAAGGCTTGTAACGGGAGAAAGTCTTTTTATGACTATTTTTACCAATAGGGGAGTGGGAAAACAGAAGGTAGCTTTTGCAGCTCCATATCCGGGAAAAATTATTCCTATGGATTTGTCTAGCTTTAACAACTATATGATATGTCAAAAGGATTGTTTTTTATGCGCAGCAAAGGGTGTATCTATTGGAGTTGAGTTTACTAGAAAAATCGGTGTTGGCTTATTTGGCGGAGAAGGATTTATGCTTCAAAAATTAGAAGGAGATGGACTTACCTTTGTTCATTCAGGAGGTACTATAGTTCAAAGAGAACTACTTCCTAAAGAGGTGATTAAGGTTGACACAGGATGCCTTGTTGCATTTACTAGAGATGTAAATTATGATATAGAAATGGTAAAAGGAATAAAGTCTGCAATCTTTGGTGGAGAGGGACTTTTTTTAGCAACTCTTAAAGGACCAGGTACAGTATGGCTTCAGTCAATTCCTTTTAGCAGATTAGCAGGAAGGATTAATAGTACAGCAGCCACAGGAAAAGAAGAGGGATCTATTTTAGGGAATATAGGAAATTTCTTTGACGGAGATTAG
- a CDS encoding TetR/AcrR family transcriptional regulator, protein MPKGTFNNLAIEKQEKIMRTAIDEFLNKGYQKGNIGSIAKNAGIAKGSIYQYFENKKELFLFCISWASKILLKKYGNFSGFKEKKMNLFDYIYESAEATWFQLKEERELIIFIQNTFIGKYGSITEEATKNMIEVSNNYTLNLIKDGKKQGYIRDDIDDDLILMFMTGASLKIKEYLFKKNNALGMNILDEEYEEYKKHSKAMIELLKNGMGAK, encoded by the coding sequence TTGCCAAAGGGAACTTTTAATAACCTTGCTATAGAAAAGCAAGAAAAAATAATGCGAACTGCTATAGATGAATTTCTAAACAAGGGTTACCAAAAGGGGAATATAGGAAGTATTGCTAAAAATGCAGGTATTGCAAAAGGAAGTATATATCAATATTTTGAAAATAAAAAGGAACTGTTTTTATTCTGTATTAGCTGGGCCTCGAAAATACTTTTAAAAAAATACGGAAATTTTTCGGGCTTTAAAGAAAAAAAAATGAATTTATTTGACTATATATATGAAAGCGCAGAGGCTACTTGGTTTCAATTAAAAGAAGAAAGAGAACTTATAATTTTCATTCAAAATACCTTTATTGGAAAATATGGTTCAATTACAGAAGAAGCAACTAAAAACATGATAGAAGTTTCAAACAACTACACCCTAAATCTCATCAAGGATGGAAAAAAGCAAGGCTATATAAGAGATGATATAGACGACGATTTGATCTTAATGTTTATGACAGGTGCTTCTCTAAAAATAAAAGAGTACTTATTTAAAAAAAATAATGCTTTAGGAATGAATATTCTTGATGAGGAATATGAAGAATATAAAAAGCACAGCAAAGCAATGATTGAGCTACTTAAAAATGGAATGGGGGCAAAATGA
- a CDS encoding ABC transporter ATP-binding protein, producing the protein MFLKIENLKKSYTSGNVKTEVLKDIDMELYSGEVGVILGPSGSGKSTLLNIIGGIDRCDSGKVLINETDISKFSDDKLTDYRRDNIGFIFQFYNLISNLTAKENIEVVSNISKSPLNIDEVLDAVGMLNKKYRFPKELSGGEQQRISIARAVVKNPKLLLCDEPTGALDYATSKEILKLLQRINKDFKTTILMITHNNAIKSMANRIYKVRSGKIVEHEINENILPAERIEW; encoded by the coding sequence ATGTTTTTAAAAATTGAAAACTTAAAAAAATCATATACCTCGGGCAATGTAAAAACAGAGGTACTTAAGGATATAGATATGGAACTTTATAGCGGTGAAGTTGGTGTTATTCTTGGTCCATCAGGTTCAGGTAAATCAACCCTACTGAATATAATTGGAGGAATAGACAGATGCGATTCAGGAAAAGTACTAATTAATGAAACTGATATTTCAAAGTTTAGCGATGACAAATTAACCGATTACAGGAGAGACAATATTGGCTTCATATTCCAGTTCTATAATTTGATTTCTAACCTCACTGCAAAGGAAAACATTGAGGTAGTTTCAAATATAAGCAAATCTCCTTTGAACATAGACGAGGTTTTAGATGCTGTTGGTATGCTTAATAAAAAATATAGATTTCCAAAAGAATTAAGTGGAGGAGAGCAGCAAAGAATCTCTATAGCAAGAGCTGTAGTTAAAAATCCAAAACTTCTATTATGCGACGAACCAACCGGGGCTTTAGACTATGCAACCTCTAAGGAAATTTTAAAGCTTCTTCAAAGGATAAATAAGGATTTTAAAACCACAATACTAATGATAACTCATAATAATGCTATAAAAAGCATGGCAAATAGAATTTATAAAGTAAGAAGCGGAAAAATTGTAGAACACGAAATCAATGAAAATATCCTGCCAGCAGAAAGGATTGAGTGGTGA
- a CDS encoding ABC transporter permease, translating to MVINKKIKRTMLQNKSQYIGSLALIIISCMLYTMFNQLAVNMDKMTSSFERNYVQDDASFIVDKTINNPKKLEEKFNMKLEKSGSFDYEISKGKTLRIFSENRKIDIPAVISGNKLTTNGILIDPSYAKANNIKVGDKITIGNKKLNVSGLMSLPNYIYAIKSESDIMNNPKSFGIAVITKNNFDSLNLGSSFYNIKFNNSENIDSKISKLKSYLKSQNINVLSWTNIDENPRVTYVTAKIKSTKSISSSMPIAILLLTCSMTGIIMLRMLQKEAVIIGTLYALGYRKREIRKHYLTYSLSIAVIGGIVGTILGGLALKPMVTFMVSYFNVPTNYLSFDIKYVVISILLPIIFLFISSYFIINKQLKHSPVDLMHGGIENSKVNFFERHLKLDNFKFNSKFKIRQQLRSIPRSLLLLFGIIASTMLLLLGFATKNSMDFLMQESITSTYKYKYQYIFNSLQTTSPSRGEKFSETAFSLKSNNKTIITAYGINPNTRYLLLKDRSGNSLDKNKVIVTKTLSDKLNIKENDKIKVINRFNSKVYTIRIDSIADTYSSQSLYMPLSRFNTMLNYPSGSYIGLWSDNKINIPENKLISTSNIDDFKTALSTATKPLQYSMGSISLMSFIIGLIIIYVVTSLIIEENKENISLMKVLGYRKKEVYSLILNSSSFIVILGYLLGIPFLLGSLNALFKSMTSTMNLSLKVKLNFTYILIGFIVIYLTYEISNLLSRKKITKISMAAALNSTKE from the coding sequence ATGGTAATCAATAAAAAAATCAAGAGAACTATGCTCCAAAATAAGTCGCAGTATATAGGTTCATTAGCACTTATTATTATAAGCTGTATGCTTTACACCATGTTTAATCAACTTGCAGTCAATATGGATAAAATGACTTCTTCCTTTGAAAGAAACTACGTTCAAGATGATGCGAGCTTTATAGTAGATAAAACCATTAATAATCCAAAGAAACTTGAAGAGAAGTTTAACATGAAGCTAGAAAAAAGCGGCAGTTTTGATTACGAAATTTCAAAAGGCAAAACACTAAGAATTTTCAGTGAAAATAGAAAAATTGACATTCCTGCTGTAATTTCAGGAAATAAATTAACTACAAATGGAATCTTAATAGATCCTTCCTATGCAAAGGCAAACAATATAAAAGTTGGAGATAAAATAACAATTGGGAATAAAAAACTAAATGTTTCAGGTTTAATGTCACTTCCTAATTATATATATGCCATAAAGTCAGAAAGCGATATTATGAATAATCCTAAAAGCTTTGGGATAGCTGTAATAACTAAAAATAACTTTGATAGTTTAAATTTAGGCAGCAGCTTTTACAATATTAAATTTAACAATTCAGAGAATATAGATAGTAAGATTTCAAAGTTAAAAAGCTACTTAAAGTCTCAAAATATAAACGTATTAAGCTGGACAAATATAGATGAAAATCCTAGAGTAACCTATGTAACTGCAAAAATTAAAAGCACTAAATCCATAAGCTCCTCTATGCCAATTGCAATACTACTTTTAACCTGCAGCATGACTGGAATTATTATGCTTAGGATGCTGCAAAAGGAGGCTGTAATTATAGGAACACTGTATGCTCTTGGATATAGAAAAAGAGAAATACGAAAGCATTATTTAACATACTCCCTATCTATAGCTGTAATTGGAGGTATTGTTGGAACTATCTTAGGCGGGTTAGCTCTAAAACCAATGGTTACTTTTATGGTTTCTTATTTTAATGTTCCAACCAATTACCTAAGCTTTGATATTAAATATGTTGTAATAAGCATACTTTTACCTATTATTTTTCTTTTTATATCAAGCTATTTTATTATAAACAAACAGCTTAAGCATTCTCCTGTTGACCTTATGCATGGAGGAATAGAAAATAGCAAAGTTAACTTTTTCGAAAGGCATTTAAAGCTTGATAATTTCAAATTCAATTCCAAATTTAAAATAAGACAGCAATTAAGAAGTATACCTAGAAGTCTTCTTCTTTTATTTGGAATCATAGCCTCAACCATGCTTTTACTTTTAGGTTTTGCAACTAAAAACTCTATGGATTTTTTAATGCAGGAATCCATTACTAGCACTTATAAATACAAATATCAATATATTTTTAATAGCCTTCAAACAACTTCTCCTTCAAGGGGTGAAAAATTTTCAGAAACTGCTTTTAGTTTAAAGTCTAATAACAAAACAATTATTACAGCCTATGGAATAAATCCCAACACCAGATACCTTTTATTAAAAGATAGGTCAGGAAATTCCCTTGATAAAAACAAAGTTATAGTAACAAAGACTCTATCAGATAAACTTAATATAAAAGAGAATGATAAAATAAAAGTTATAAATAGATTTAACTCAAAGGTATACACCATTAGGATTGACAGCATTGCAGATACTTACTCCTCTCAAAGCTTATATATGCCTCTTTCAAGGTTTAATACTATGTTAAATTATCCATCTGGAAGCTATATAGGATTGTGGAGCGATAATAAAATAAATATACCTGAAAACAAACTCATAAGCACTTCTAATATAGATGACTTTAAAACAGCCTTAAGCACAGCAACAAAGCCGCTTCAATATTCTATGGGCAGTATTTCTCTCATGTCCTTTATAATCGGACTTATAATAATATATGTAGTAACCTCTCTTATTATAGAGGAAAACAAAGAGAATATATCTCTTATGAAGGTACTTGGGTACAGAAAAAAAGAGGTTTACTCTTTAATATTAAATAGTTCTTCTTTTATTGTAATTCTTGGATATTTGCTTGGAATTCCTTTCCTATTAGGTTCTTTAAATGCCTTGTTTAAATCCATGACCTCCACTATGAATTTAAGCTTGAAGGTCAAACTCAATTTTACCTACATTCTTATAGGATTTATTGTAATCTATTTAACTTATGAAATATCAAACTTACTAAGTAGAAAAAAGATAACTAAAATTTCAATGGCAGCTGCTCTAAACTCAACAAAGGAATAA
- a CDS encoding DUF438 domain-containing protein has translation MSGIINNREYRQKVLKEIILELHNGKSVDEVRKRFQELIKGVSTKEISEMEAQLIKEGMKVEEIQRLCDVHAAVFKGSIDQIHHPEKEEGHPVSVLKKENEAVKNYIQSHLTPNLEEIKKSDSHSTRLKLMENISMLFDLDKHYSRKENLIFPYLEKYGITAPPKVMWGVDDEIREALKECKEVINSANKTPNEITEKVESTLKRIEEMIFKEESILLPMCIDTFSEDEWLDIESESDEIGYCLISPSEKWKPKRENVEEKEKSKLANENSEGYIKFDTGILRVNELSAILDTLPLDITFVDKDGTVKYFSGGSERIFARTRAVIGRKVQNCHPPASVHIVEKVVEDLKSGKKDHEDFWLHMGELYVFIRYYAVKDNKGEFIGVLEVTQNIKEIQEITGEKRLIE, from the coding sequence ATGAGTGGAATAATTAATAACAGAGAATACAGACAAAAGGTATTAAAGGAGATAATTCTAGAGCTTCATAATGGTAAAAGTGTTGATGAAGTTAGAAAAAGGTTTCAGGAACTTATAAAGGGAGTTTCTACAAAAGAAATATCGGAGATGGAAGCACAGCTTATAAAGGAAGGAATGAAGGTAGAGGAGATACAAAGGCTTTGTGATGTTCATGCAGCGGTTTTTAAAGGATCAATAGATCAAATACACCATCCAGAAAAAGAAGAAGGGCATCCTGTGAGTGTTCTTAAAAAGGAAAATGAAGCTGTTAAAAACTATATTCAGTCTCATTTAACTCCTAACCTAGAGGAAATAAAAAAGTCAGATAGTCATTCTACAAGGTTGAAGTTAATGGAAAATATAAGCATGCTCTTTGATTTAGATAAGCATTATAGCAGAAAAGAGAATTTAATATTTCCTTATCTTGAGAAGTATGGAATAACAGCACCTCCTAAAGTTATGTGGGGAGTTGATGACGAGATTAGAGAGGCCTTAAAGGAATGTAAGGAAGTTATAAATAGTGCAAATAAAACGCCAAATGAAATAACGGAAAAAGTAGAAAGTACCCTAAAACGGATTGAGGAAATGATATTTAAAGAGGAAAGCATACTCCTTCCAATGTGTATCGATACCTTTAGTGAGGATGAATGGCTTGATATAGAAAGTGAAAGTGACGAAATAGGTTACTGCTTGATATCGCCGTCTGAAAAATGGAAACCAAAAAGAGAAAATGTAGAGGAAAAGGAAAAAAGTAAACTGGCAAATGAAAACTCTGAAGGTTATATAAAATTTGATACGGGAATACTTAGGGTAAATGAGCTAAGTGCAATTTTAGACACTCTCCCTTTGGATATAACCTTTGTTGATAAAGATGGAACGGTTAAATACTTCTCCGGTGGAAGTGAAAGAATATTTGCAAGAACTAGAGCAGTTATAGGAAGAAAGGTTCAAAATTGTCATCCACCAGCTAGCGTTCATATAGTAGAAAAGGTGGTTGAGGATTTAAAGAGCGGCAAAAAGGATCATGAGGACTTTTGGCTTCACATGGGAGAATTATATGTTTTTATAAGATATTACGCTGTTAAGGATAATAAAGGAGAATTTATTGGTGTGCTTGAAGTTACCCAAAATATAAAAGAAATTCAAGAGATAACTGGAGAAAAGAGACTTATTGAATGA